Proteins from a single region of Carassius carassius chromosome 25, fCarCar2.1, whole genome shotgun sequence:
- the LOC132104011 gene encoding protein starmaker-like isoform X2: MLSRTLVAPLIFALVGISISAPINGGTDNDEAATALRILNVPPTSHPGNGDSGTTEDSAEKQGVPSDSSDTTEKPEVDGAPDTSDTNSDKSLDEATSGPDSIDTTDTDSATEKDTDTNTETDTSQQKTDDSDENNEKPSAEDSKDADDVDTHSKEEESTDTDEKADTDSDGSDGDSASVEKKDSDDAPDDANKSSKEDTDDSSDKDSSDTDEQQDSDDSDKDKTDGNLDEKSGEKEEKDTSDDSSKDSEDEGRETSETPDKSDTDSDSDTDEVKVSDDSKDQDSESKDTDSTEKKEKDQDTSSDQDTADSPDAADTKESAEDKDKDSSDPKDTEDDGDSEKDAKEKEDTNETDSNSEEGKDKEDESKPDEQDKEDTTSKEDATASQSDESPLEEMTEEKQEDKPESDSSSLDSNSDSDTDSKDKEQDKEKNSTESTDTESSDSDTDSSETGGEETDEDNDSSVEKEKQESPDGASVETNESDSSDDHDNHSTDVTTSNEEHTDENPDADSHDAADDDDTDAHDDEVRVEDGTDAASKTHDEPDHLDDTTQGSDDGSKTPMSSS, from the exons ATGCTGTCCCG GACGCTGGTTGCTCCGTTGATCTTTGCATTAGTGGGTATCTCTATTTCTGCACCAATAAACG GTGGAACGGATAATGATG AGGCGGCTACTGCCCTAAGGATACTCAATG tTCCTCCAACTTCTCACCCTGGAAATGGAGACTCAG GAACTACAGAAGATTCAGCAGAGAAACAAGGAG TTCCCAGTGACTCATCTGACACCACTGAAAAACCAG agGTTGATGGTGCTCCTGACACATCAGACACAAACA GTGACAAAAGCCTGGATGAAGCCACCAGCGGCCCAGATTCGATAG ACACAACAGATACTGATAGTGCCACTGAAAAAGACACAGACACTAATACAGAAACAGACACATCACAGCAGAAGACAGATGATTCAG ATGAGAACAATGAGAAACCATCAGCAGAGGACAGCAAAG ATGCAGATGATGTTGATACACATTCAAAAGAAGAGGAATCTACAG ACACGGATGAAAAGGCAGACACTGATTCAGATGGCTCAG acggGGATTCTGCTAGTGTGGAAAAGAAAGATTCTGATGATGCACCTGATGATGCAAATAAATCCTCTAAAG AAGACACAGATGATTCCTCTGACAAGGATTCTTCAGACACAGATGAGCAGCAAGACTCTGATG ATTCTGACAAAGACAAAACAGATGGCAACTTAGATGAAAAGAGTGGCGAGAAAGAGGAGAAAGATACCAGCGATGACTCCAGTAAAGACTCAGAAGACGAGGGTCGAGAGACCTCTGAGACGCCAGACAAAAGCGACACAGACAGCGACTCAGACACTGATGAGGTGAAAGTTTCTGACGACTCCAAAGACCAGGATTCAGAATCGAAAGACACCGACAGCACggagaagaaagagaaagacCAGGACACCAGCAGCGATCAAGACACAGCAGATTCCCCTGATGCAGCAGACACCAAGGAGAGCGCTGAGGACAAAGACAAGGACAGCAGCGACCCGAAAGACACCGAAGACGATGGAGACAGTGAGAAGGATGCCAAAGAGAAGGAGGACACCAATGAGACGGACAGCAATAGCGAAGAGGGAAAAGATAAAGAGGACGAATCCAAACCTGACGAACAGGACAAGGAAGACACCACCTCAAAAGAAGACGCCACAGCCAGTCAGTCTGATGAAAGTCCACTGGAGGAAATGACGGAAGAAAAGCAGGAAGACAAACCTGAGTCTGACAGCTCCAGTCTGGATTCAAATTCAGACTCGGACACTGACAGCAAAGACAAAGAGCAGGACAAAGAGAAGAACAGCACAGAGTCCACAGACACTGAAAGCTCTGACAGCGACACAGACAGCTCAGAAACAGGAGGGGAAG AAACTGACGAAGACAATGACTCCAGCGTGGAAAAGGAGAAACAAG AGTCTCCTGATGGTGCATCAGTAGAGACAAATGAATCTGACTCCAGCG ACGACCATGACAATCACTCAACAGATGTTACAACATCAAACG AGGAACACACTGATGAAAACCCTGATGCAGACAGCCATGACGCTGCAGACG ATGACGACACTGATGCCCATGATGATGAAGTCAGGGTTGAAGACGGCACAG atgcTGCTTCTAAAACCCATGATGAACCAGATCATCTTGATGACACAACACAAG GATCAGATGATGGCAGCAAAACCCCTATGTCAAGCTCCTAG
- the LOC132104011 gene encoding protein starmaker-like isoform X1, which produces MLSRTLVAPLIFALVGISISAPINGGTDNDEAATALRILNVPPTSHPGNGDSGTTEDSAEKQGVPSDSSDTTEKPEVDGAPDTSDTNSDKSLDEATSGPDSIDTTDTDSATEKDTDTNTETDTSQQKTDDSDENNEKPSAEDSKDADDVDTHSKEEESTDTDEKADTDSDGSDGDSASVEKKDSDDAPDDANKSSKEDTDDSSDKDSSDTDEQQDSDDSADSDKDKTDGNLDEKSGEKEEKDTSDDSSKDSEDEGRETSETPDKSDTDSDSDTDEVKVSDDSKDQDSESKDTDSTEKKEKDQDTSSDQDTADSPDAADTKESAEDKDKDSSDPKDTEDDGDSEKDAKEKEDTNETDSNSEEGKDKEDESKPDEQDKEDTTSKEDATASQSDESPLEEMTEEKQEDKPESDSSSLDSNSDSDTDSKDKEQDKEKNSTESTDTESSDSDTDSSETGGEETDEDNDSSVEKEKQESPDGASVETNESDSSDDHDNHSTDVTTSNEEHTDENPDADSHDAADDDDTDAHDDEVRVEDGTDAASKTHDEPDHLDDTTQGSDDGSKTPMSSS; this is translated from the exons ATGCTGTCCCG GACGCTGGTTGCTCCGTTGATCTTTGCATTAGTGGGTATCTCTATTTCTGCACCAATAAACG GTGGAACGGATAATGATG AGGCGGCTACTGCCCTAAGGATACTCAATG tTCCTCCAACTTCTCACCCTGGAAATGGAGACTCAG GAACTACAGAAGATTCAGCAGAGAAACAAGGAG TTCCCAGTGACTCATCTGACACCACTGAAAAACCAG agGTTGATGGTGCTCCTGACACATCAGACACAAACA GTGACAAAAGCCTGGATGAAGCCACCAGCGGCCCAGATTCGATAG ACACAACAGATACTGATAGTGCCACTGAAAAAGACACAGACACTAATACAGAAACAGACACATCACAGCAGAAGACAGATGATTCAG ATGAGAACAATGAGAAACCATCAGCAGAGGACAGCAAAG ATGCAGATGATGTTGATACACATTCAAAAGAAGAGGAATCTACAG ACACGGATGAAAAGGCAGACACTGATTCAGATGGCTCAG acggGGATTCTGCTAGTGTGGAAAAGAAAGATTCTGATGATGCACCTGATGATGCAAATAAATCCTCTAAAG AAGACACAGATGATTCCTCTGACAAGGATTCTTCAGACACAGATGAGCAGCAAGACTCTGATG ATTCAGCAGATTCTGACAAAGACAAAACAGATGGCAACTTAGATGAAAAGAGTGGCGAGAAAGAGGAGAAAGATACCAGCGATGACTCCAGTAAAGACTCAGAAGACGAGGGTCGAGAGACCTCTGAGACGCCAGACAAAAGCGACACAGACAGCGACTCAGACACTGATGAGGTGAAAGTTTCTGACGACTCCAAAGACCAGGATTCAGAATCGAAAGACACCGACAGCACggagaagaaagagaaagacCAGGACACCAGCAGCGATCAAGACACAGCAGATTCCCCTGATGCAGCAGACACCAAGGAGAGCGCTGAGGACAAAGACAAGGACAGCAGCGACCCGAAAGACACCGAAGACGATGGAGACAGTGAGAAGGATGCCAAAGAGAAGGAGGACACCAATGAGACGGACAGCAATAGCGAAGAGGGAAAAGATAAAGAGGACGAATCCAAACCTGACGAACAGGACAAGGAAGACACCACCTCAAAAGAAGACGCCACAGCCAGTCAGTCTGATGAAAGTCCACTGGAGGAAATGACGGAAGAAAAGCAGGAAGACAAACCTGAGTCTGACAGCTCCAGTCTGGATTCAAATTCAGACTCGGACACTGACAGCAAAGACAAAGAGCAGGACAAAGAGAAGAACAGCACAGAGTCCACAGACACTGAAAGCTCTGACAGCGACACAGACAGCTCAGAAACAGGAGGGGAAG AAACTGACGAAGACAATGACTCCAGCGTGGAAAAGGAGAAACAAG AGTCTCCTGATGGTGCATCAGTAGAGACAAATGAATCTGACTCCAGCG ACGACCATGACAATCACTCAACAGATGTTACAACATCAAACG AGGAACACACTGATGAAAACCCTGATGCAGACAGCCATGACGCTGCAGACG ATGACGACACTGATGCCCATGATGATGAAGTCAGGGTTGAAGACGGCACAG atgcTGCTTCTAAAACCCATGATGAACCAGATCATCTTGATGACACAACACAAG GATCAGATGATGGCAGCAAAACCCCTATGTCAAGCTCCTAG
- the si:ch211-133n4.6 gene encoding uncharacterized protein si:ch211-133n4.6 isoform X2, with product MLTRNILILCSLALVLVKADLEAAEGGSQAMFATDPDSTSDEAPTESMNLLSPDLPNDEFVYYNGATADASSSSAEAGQSALQVNDVPKTDAAKSSMEEPDDEAPDSEEAAAVKPTPVPVQRANKSHNASARKRSKPISASKKRSRNLRP from the exons ATGCTGACCAG GAACATTCTCATCCTCTGCTCATTGGCGCTGGTACTGGTTAAAGCCGACCTTGAAGCAG CTGAAGGAGGGTCCCAAGCCATGTTTGCTACAG ATCCGGATTCAACCTCAGATGAAGCTCCAACTG AAAGCATGAACCTGCTCTCACCCGACCTGCCCAATG ATGAGTTTGTGTATTACAACGGAGCAACCGCAG ATGCAAGCAGCAGCAGTGCTGAGGCAGGACAAAGTG CACTTCAAGTAAATGATGTGCCCAAAAccg ATGCTGCTAAATCCAGCATGGAAGAGCCTGATG atgaagcTCCAGACTCAGAGGAGGCGGCGGCTGTGAAACCCACCCCGGTCCCGGTCCAGCGTGCAAACAAATCCCACAATGCATCAGCACGCAAGCGGAGCAAGCCCATCTCTGCCTCAAAAAAGAGATCAAGAAACCTCCGTCCATGA
- the si:ch211-133n4.6 gene encoding uncharacterized protein si:ch211-133n4.6 isoform X1: MLTRNILILCSLALVLVKADLEAAEGGSQAMFATDPDSTSDEAPTESMNLLSPDLPNDEFVYYNGATADASSSSAEAGQSALQVNDVPKTDAAKSSMEEPDEDEAPDSEEAAAVKPTPVPVQRANKSHNASARKRSKPISASKKRSRNLRP; the protein is encoded by the exons ATGCTGACCAG GAACATTCTCATCCTCTGCTCATTGGCGCTGGTACTGGTTAAAGCCGACCTTGAAGCAG CTGAAGGAGGGTCCCAAGCCATGTTTGCTACAG ATCCGGATTCAACCTCAGATGAAGCTCCAACTG AAAGCATGAACCTGCTCTCACCCGACCTGCCCAATG ATGAGTTTGTGTATTACAACGGAGCAACCGCAG ATGCAAGCAGCAGCAGTGCTGAGGCAGGACAAAGTG CACTTCAAGTAAATGATGTGCCCAAAAccg ATGCTGCTAAATCCAGCATGGAAGAGCCTGATG aagatgaagcTCCAGACTCAGAGGAGGCGGCGGCTGTGAAACCCACCCCGGTCCCGGTCCAGCGTGCAAACAAATCCCACAATGCATCAGCACGCAAGCGGAGCAAGCCCATCTCTGCCTCAAAAAAGAGATCAAGAAACCTCCGTCCATGA